Proteins encoded together in one Synechococcus sp. BL107 window:
- the radA gene encoding DNA repair protein RadA encodes MPKPTAIFVCQACGAKARQFFGRCPECGSWNSLVEQSQPSTDGRRRRAAPNQESAPSPRRSTAMASLDDQPLQRLQTGSTEFDRVLGSGLVPGSLVLVGGDPGIGKSTLLLQSASAMAAHSSVLYVSAEESAQQVKLRWQRLAGETSDLQLLAETDLDLVLEELEALRPAVAIIDSIQALHDPNLTSAPGSVGQVRECAASLQRLAKRQNTALLLVGHVTKEGMLAGPKVLEHLVDAVLTFEGDRFASHRLLRAVKNRFGATHELGLFEMQAGGLAEVGNPSELFLSDARASGVATIVACEGTRSLVVDLQALVNVTSYASPRRTATGIGTNRLHQILAVLEKHMGIPLSRFDCYLAVAGGLDVEEPAADLGVAAAVVASFRDLTLPPGTVLIGELGLGGQLRPVGQLELRLQEAARLGFRRAVVPSGSGLGALASGLDLALLEAANVTEALVLALGDEVRTDQN; translated from the coding sequence TTGCCTAAGCCCACCGCCATTTTTGTTTGTCAAGCCTGTGGTGCGAAGGCGCGACAGTTCTTTGGACGTTGTCCTGAGTGCGGGAGTTGGAACTCCCTGGTTGAGCAATCCCAGCCATCCACCGATGGCCGCCGCCGCCGTGCTGCGCCCAATCAGGAGAGTGCTCCTTCCCCCCGACGTTCCACCGCGATGGCGTCGCTGGACGACCAACCTCTGCAGCGTTTGCAGACGGGATCGACTGAGTTTGACCGCGTTTTGGGGAGCGGTTTGGTGCCCGGGTCGCTTGTGCTCGTTGGAGGGGATCCAGGCATTGGCAAAAGCACCCTTCTTCTGCAAAGCGCTTCGGCCATGGCAGCTCACAGTTCTGTGCTCTATGTGAGTGCTGAGGAATCCGCGCAACAAGTGAAATTGCGTTGGCAGCGCTTGGCAGGGGAGACCTCCGATCTACAACTGCTGGCCGAGACCGATCTCGACTTGGTTTTGGAGGAACTTGAGGCCCTCCGCCCGGCGGTCGCGATCATTGACAGCATTCAGGCGTTGCACGACCCCAACCTCACCAGCGCCCCAGGATCCGTTGGTCAGGTACGGGAATGTGCTGCATCACTGCAGCGCTTGGCCAAGCGCCAGAACACGGCCCTTCTGTTGGTGGGACATGTCACGAAGGAAGGGATGTTGGCGGGTCCCAAGGTGCTTGAGCACTTAGTCGATGCGGTGCTCACTTTTGAAGGTGACCGATTTGCCAGCCATCGATTGCTACGTGCGGTGAAAAATCGTTTTGGTGCCACCCACGAATTGGGCTTGTTTGAGATGCAGGCAGGAGGTTTGGCGGAAGTGGGGAACCCCAGTGAGCTGTTCCTCAGTGATGCCCGTGCATCAGGGGTGGCCACCATCGTGGCCTGTGAGGGCACCCGGTCCCTGGTGGTGGATCTTCAGGCGTTGGTGAATGTCACCAGCTACGCCAGTCCACGCCGAACGGCTACGGGCATCGGCACCAATCGGTTGCACCAGATCTTGGCGGTGTTGGAGAAGCACATGGGTATTCCCCTGTCCCGTTTCGATTGCTATCTCGCCGTGGCTGGCGGTTTGGATGTGGAGGAGCCAGCTGCCGACCTTGGAGTGGCAGCTGCGGTTGTGGCGAGTTTTCGAGACCTCACCCTCCCCCCGGGAACCGTGTTGATCGGAGAACTCGGGTTGGGGGGGCAACTCAGACCAGTCGGTCAACTTGAACTGCGGTTGCAAGAAGCGGCTCGGCTGGGGTTCCGTCGGGCTGTGGTGCCGTCCGGCAGTGGTTTAGGGGCACTGGCTTCTGGGTTGGATCTGGCCTTGCTTGAGGCCGCCAATGTCACCGAGGCGCTTGTTTTAGCGCTCGGCGATGAGGTGCGGACTGACCAGAATTAG
- the plsX gene encoding phosphate acyltransferase PlsX — MLPKDPDSSRAPEPRSKSTRPRAIRRLVIWYRRNSAVTTIVDGAASSASAAGTVAGTVVSGAGTVASSVLQPLVFDPLRRLQGGNDENDIKDEDRLWVAVDGMGGDNAPGPILEGCLQAIERLPLKIRFVGEQDRVRAAAADLELEATLERAQASGHLELVPSGPSIGMDDEATAVRRKRDASINVAMDLVKQGRATAVYSAGNSGAVMASAIFRLGRLKGIDRPAIGALFPTKDPGQPVLVLDAGANMDCKPTYLHQFALLGNIYSRDVLQVEKPRVGLLNIGEEECKGNELSLKTFELLKEESRLNFAGNCEGRDVLSGEFDVVVCDGFTGNVLLKFLESVGSVLLGVLKAELPRGRRGKVGSAFLISNLKRIKKRLDHAEHGGALLLGVNGIAVIGHGSSKALSVVSALRIAHSAASHGVMDDLAALQSGCD; from the coding sequence TTGCTTCCGAAGGACCCTGATTCCTCCCGGGCCCCTGAGCCCCGGAGCAAGAGCACAAGACCGCGTGCCATCCGCCGTCTTGTGATTTGGTACCGGCGGAACTCCGCCGTGACCACAATTGTTGATGGTGCGGCCAGCTCAGCGTCTGCAGCAGGAACCGTTGCAGGGACTGTTGTTTCTGGTGCCGGCACTGTTGCGAGCAGCGTTCTTCAGCCCTTGGTGTTTGATCCTCTTCGCCGCCTGCAGGGTGGGAATGATGAAAACGACATCAAAGACGAAGATCGCCTTTGGGTCGCTGTTGATGGCATGGGAGGCGACAATGCCCCTGGTCCCATTCTTGAGGGATGCCTCCAGGCGATTGAGCGCCTGCCCTTAAAAATTCGGTTTGTTGGCGAGCAGGATCGGGTGCGCGCTGCAGCAGCCGATCTAGAACTTGAAGCCACCTTGGAAAGAGCTCAAGCATCAGGCCACTTGGAGTTAGTGCCGAGCGGCCCCTCTATCGGCATGGATGACGAAGCGACGGCCGTTCGCCGAAAACGCGATGCAAGCATCAACGTGGCGATGGACCTAGTGAAGCAAGGTCGTGCCACGGCGGTTTACTCCGCCGGCAACTCCGGAGCTGTCATGGCTTCTGCAATCTTCCGTCTTGGACGACTCAAAGGAATCGACCGGCCTGCCATTGGCGCCTTGTTTCCCACCAAAGACCCTGGACAACCAGTACTGGTGCTTGATGCGGGGGCCAACATGGATTGCAAACCAACCTATCTGCATCAATTCGCCCTGCTCGGAAACATCTACAGCCGAGATGTTCTTCAGGTTGAAAAACCGAGGGTTGGTCTTCTCAACATCGGAGAAGAGGAGTGCAAAGGGAACGAACTCTCTTTGAAAACCTTCGAACTGCTTAAAGAGGAGTCCAGGCTCAACTTCGCCGGCAATTGCGAAGGCCGCGATGTGTTGTCGGGTGAATTTGACGTGGTGGTTTGCGATGGTTTTACCGGCAATGTGCTCTTGAAATTCTTGGAGTCGGTGGGCAGCGTTTTGCTCGGTGTTTTGAAGGCAGAACTTCCTCGAGGACGTCGCGGCAAGGTGGGGTCAGCGTTTCTGATCAGCAACCTCAAACGCATCAAAAAACGCCTTGATCACGCCGAACACGGCGGAGCTCTTCTCTTGGGAGTGAACGGCATCGCCGTGATCGGGCACGGCAGCAGCAAGGCTCTTTCTGTCGTGAGTGCCCTACGCATCGCCCATTCGGCCGCAAGCCATGGCGTTATGGACGATCTGGCTGCATTGCAGAGCGGCTGTGATTGA
- a CDS encoding response regulator transcription factor yields the protein MKPCILLIEDDQDMRDLVSGHLEHSGFDVQRADDGIKGQALALQYIPDLILLDLMLPKVDGLTLCQRLRRDERTAGIPILMLTALGGTKDKVSGFNSGADDYLTKPFDLEELQVRIKALLRRSDRAPLGASNQNEILSYGPLTLVPERFEAIWFDSPVRLTHLEFELLHCLLQRHGQTVAPSLILKEVWGYEPDDDIETIRVHVRHLRTKLEPDPRKPRFIKTVYRAGYCLELPSGGQLDDVVSLAREERKQQGDRATA from the coding sequence ATGAAGCCCTGCATCCTGTTGATCGAAGACGACCAGGACATGCGCGACCTGGTAAGCGGCCACTTAGAGCACAGCGGCTTCGACGTTCAGCGCGCAGACGACGGGATCAAAGGGCAGGCGCTGGCTTTGCAATACATCCCAGATTTAATCCTTCTTGATCTGATGCTGCCCAAAGTGGACGGCCTCACTTTGTGCCAACGCTTGCGTCGAGACGAGCGCACCGCAGGCATTCCAATCTTGATGCTCACCGCTCTCGGTGGAACCAAAGACAAAGTGAGCGGTTTCAACTCCGGTGCCGACGATTACCTCACCAAACCTTTCGACCTTGAGGAACTTCAAGTTCGTATCAAGGCTCTGCTCCGCCGCAGTGATCGCGCTCCATTGGGAGCCAGCAATCAGAACGAAATCCTCAGCTACGGCCCTCTCACCCTTGTTCCTGAAAGATTTGAAGCGATCTGGTTTGACAGCCCAGTTCGTTTAACTCATCTGGAATTCGAATTGCTGCATTGCCTCCTGCAGCGCCATGGACAAACTGTGGCCCCATCATTGATTTTGAAGGAAGTCTGGGGATACGAACCCGATGACGACATCGAAACAATCCGTGTACATGTCCGACACCTACGCACCAAACTCGAGCCCGATCCACGCAAACCTCGGTTCATCAAAACGGTGTATCGGGCGGGTTATTGCCTAGAGCTTCCCTCCGGTGGACAACTCGATGATGTGGTGTCGCTTGCTCGGGAAGAGCGCAAACAGCAGGGCGACCGCGCAACCGCATAA
- the rpaB gene encoding response regulator transcription factor RpaB, producing the protein MTATAPSKETILVVDDEASIRRILETRLSMIGYNVVTACDGTEALELFPNCMPDLVVLDVMMPKLDGYGVCQELRKESDVPIVMLTALGDVADRITGLELGADDYVVKPFSPKELEARIRCVLRRVEKEAIAGIPNSGVIQVSDLRIDTNKRQVFRNDERIRLTGMEFSLLELLVSRSGEPFNRGEILKEVWGYTPERHVDTRVVDVHISRLRSKLEDDPANPELILTARGTGYLFQRIIDSVASEGP; encoded by the coding sequence ATGACGGCCACGGCTCCCTCTAAGGAAACAATTCTCGTGGTCGATGACGAGGCCTCGATCAGAAGGATTCTGGAAACCAGACTCTCCATGATTGGGTACAACGTCGTGACCGCCTGCGACGGCACGGAGGCCCTGGAGTTGTTTCCCAACTGCATGCCCGACCTGGTGGTGCTCGACGTGATGATGCCAAAGCTTGATGGCTATGGCGTTTGCCAGGAACTCCGCAAGGAATCGGATGTTCCGATCGTGATGCTGACAGCCCTCGGCGATGTCGCCGACCGGATCACCGGCCTTGAGCTCGGGGCTGACGACTATGTGGTGAAACCATTCAGCCCGAAAGAGCTAGAAGCGAGGATCCGCTGCGTTCTTCGCCGGGTTGAGAAGGAAGCGATCGCCGGGATACCCAACTCCGGTGTGATTCAGGTATCCGACCTACGCATCGACACCAACAAACGCCAGGTGTTTCGCAACGACGAGCGCATCCGGCTCACGGGCATGGAATTCAGCCTGTTGGAACTCCTGGTGAGTCGCTCAGGAGAACCGTTTAACCGTGGCGAAATTCTCAAAGAAGTCTGGGGTTATACCCCTGAGCGCCACGTTGATACTCGTGTGGTTGATGTTCATATCTCCCGGCTTCGTTCCAAACTGGAAGATGATCCCGCCAACCCTGAGTTAATCCTCACGGCTCGCGGTACCGGCTACCTGTTCCAGCGCATCATCGACTCCGTTGCTTCCGAAGGACCCTGA
- a CDS encoding DNA polymerase III subunit delta' has product MSALFDGLVGQPLAVHLLDAALQHKRVAPAYLFAGPDGVGRRLAALRFLEGVLSEGAGCERARRRLEARNHPDLVWIEPTFQHQGRLLTRDEAVEAGVSRRTPPQLRLEQIRGVSRALARQPVESTRGMVVIESAEAMAEAAANALLKTLEEPGHGLLILLTAAPERLLSTIRSRCQLIRFVRLDVASVAQVLHRLDAVEHDPPELLAMAAGSPGALLDHRSRWAALPTELMPRLRQLPKEPMHALGLARDVCEALDGEQQLWLIDWWQQALWAASGDVHSLKRLETLRRHLLSFVQPRLAWEVALLDLTTDANAALA; this is encoded by the coding sequence GTGAGTGCACTGTTTGATGGCTTGGTTGGGCAGCCGTTAGCTGTTCATTTGCTTGATGCGGCCCTTCAACACAAGCGTGTTGCTCCCGCTTATCTGTTCGCTGGGCCAGACGGGGTCGGGCGACGTTTAGCGGCGTTGCGTTTTCTAGAGGGAGTATTAAGTGAGGGTGCGGGTTGCGAGCGTGCGAGGCGTCGTCTTGAGGCGCGAAACCATCCTGACCTCGTTTGGATTGAGCCCACCTTTCAGCATCAAGGTCGGCTTCTCACGCGCGATGAGGCGGTGGAGGCTGGAGTGAGCCGACGAACACCACCACAGTTGCGGCTCGAGCAGATCCGTGGCGTCAGTCGTGCGCTTGCTCGTCAGCCTGTGGAATCCACCCGTGGAATGGTGGTGATTGAATCCGCTGAAGCCATGGCGGAAGCCGCGGCGAATGCTTTGCTCAAAACGTTGGAGGAGCCTGGGCACGGACTCTTGATCTTGCTAACGGCCGCTCCTGAGCGCCTTCTCAGCACAATCCGTTCGCGTTGCCAGTTGATCCGGTTTGTTCGGCTCGATGTTGCTTCGGTTGCTCAGGTCTTACATCGTTTGGATGCTGTCGAGCACGATCCGCCAGAGCTCCTGGCTATGGCGGCGGGTTCTCCTGGAGCACTTCTTGACCATCGGAGTCGCTGGGCTGCTCTTCCGACGGAGTTGATGCCTCGGCTACGGCAGTTGCCCAAAGAACCCATGCATGCCCTCGGTTTGGCACGCGACGTGTGCGAAGCGTTGGATGGCGAGCAGCAACTGTGGCTGATCGATTGGTGGCAACAAGCGTTATGGGCGGCTTCTGGAGATGTTCACTCCCTCAAACGGTTGGAGACATTACGGCGTCATTTGTTGTCGTTCGTACAACCAAGACTGGCCTGGGAAGTGGCGCTGTTGGATCTAACGACAGATGCAAACGCTGCTTTGGCTTAA
- a CDS encoding photosystem I assembly protein Ycf3 has product MTGPSGWSDINRRAVPRSNRNDNFIDKSFTVMADLIVKLLPINARSKEAYVYYRDGLSAQNDGDYAEALENYDEALKLETDPTDRGETLKNMAIIYMSNGEEERAIETYQKALDENPKQPSCLKNMGLIFEKWGRIAEESGQQDDADRWFDQAADVWTQAVRLNPGGYLDIENWLKSTGRSNVDVYF; this is encoded by the coding sequence ATGACAGGCCCGTCAGGATGGAGTGACATCAACCGGCGCGCCGTGCCCCGCAGCAACCGCAACGACAACTTCATCGACAAAAGCTTCACGGTGATGGCGGACTTAATCGTCAAGCTGCTGCCGATCAATGCCCGCTCGAAAGAGGCCTACGTCTATTACCGAGACGGACTGTCCGCCCAAAACGATGGTGACTATGCCGAAGCACTTGAAAACTACGACGAAGCCCTAAAGCTTGAAACCGACCCCACCGACCGTGGTGAAACCCTCAAGAACATGGCCATCATTTACATGTCGAACGGTGAGGAGGAACGGGCGATCGAGACCTACCAGAAAGCTCTGGATGAAAACCCAAAACAACCCTCATGCCTCAAAAACATGGGGCTGATCTTTGAGAAGTGGGGCCGTATCGCTGAAGAAAGTGGTCAACAGGATGATGCGGATCGCTGGTTTGACCAAGCTGCAGACGTCTGGACTCAAGCGGTACGACTCAATCCCGGTGGTTATCTCGATATCGAAAACTGGTTGAAATCCACCGGTCGCAGCAACGTCGACGTGTACTTCTAG
- a CDS encoding cation-translocating P-type ATPase, with protein MQTVVLDVEGMKCGGCVSAVERTLLEQPGVQRADVNLVSRAAWLDLAESDGNVDDVLAALAARGFPARERSLEFQPGLNGTTGSPGLSWWRQWRQLMVALVLLLLSVMGHLSEAGQLSVPVIGSLSFHAGLATVALFGPGRQILVGGIKAARVGAPSMDTLVGLGVGSAYLASLVALVWPKVGWPCFFNEPVMLLGFVLLGRFLEERARFRTGQALQQLAQLQPETARLVLTDGEIREVRVGALRPGERVQLLAGDRIPVDGVVREGLSAVDVSSLTGEPMPLQVEPGTELSSGSLNLEAPLVLEVSRVGSDTALARIIRLVEQAQARRAPIQGLADRVAGRFCYGVMALALATFLFWWLFGASHWPQVLQADAPGLPHAHGMAHGMVHGAQSHHSGLGSGATTPIGLALQLTIAVLVVACPCALGLATPTVITVSTGLAARRGWLFRGGDVIETAAALDQVVFDKTGTLTLGRPLVTDVFGDDPDRLLQWAASLEQSSRHPLAYALLQEAQRRELALIDATRVSTVSGEGLCGELDGVAGDLRVGKPAWLQSFGVDFSAAATAWLAAAQGSVVAVSVGQVLVGLLQVEDQQRPDVAPSLDRLRTSGLKLAIFSGDREVAVRRLGERLGFAEADLGWQMLPQQKLERLEQLRQEGRVAMVGDGINDAPALAAADLGIAIGTGTQIAQDTADLVLLGDRLDNLPEALSLARRTLNKVRQNLFWAFGYNLIALPIAAGVLLPSQGLLLSPPFAALLMALSSITVVVNALALRI; from the coding sequence ATGCAGACCGTCGTCCTGGATGTGGAAGGGATGAAGTGTGGCGGTTGCGTGTCCGCGGTTGAACGCACGTTGCTTGAGCAGCCGGGTGTGCAGCGGGCTGATGTGAACTTGGTCAGTCGTGCTGCTTGGCTGGATTTGGCTGAGTCAGACGGCAATGTCGACGATGTACTGGCAGCTTTGGCGGCGCGGGGATTCCCAGCCCGTGAACGTTCCTTGGAGTTTCAGCCGGGTCTTAACGGGACGACTGGATCCCCTGGCTTGAGTTGGTGGCGTCAGTGGCGTCAGTTGATGGTTGCGCTGGTGCTGCTGCTGCTGTCGGTGATGGGGCACCTCAGCGAAGCCGGTCAATTGTCGGTGCCGGTGATTGGCAGCCTTTCGTTCCACGCTGGCTTGGCGACGGTCGCCTTGTTTGGCCCAGGCCGCCAGATCCTGGTTGGGGGCATAAAAGCAGCCCGTGTCGGAGCCCCGAGCATGGACACCCTGGTGGGGCTGGGGGTGGGTAGCGCTTATCTGGCCAGCTTGGTGGCCTTGGTGTGGCCCAAGGTGGGTTGGCCGTGCTTTTTCAACGAGCCGGTGATGTTGCTGGGATTCGTGCTTTTGGGGCGCTTCCTCGAAGAACGGGCTCGTTTCCGAACGGGGCAGGCGTTGCAGCAACTAGCGCAATTGCAGCCCGAAACGGCTCGTTTGGTTTTGACGGATGGAGAGATTCGTGAGGTCCGAGTTGGTGCTCTGCGGCCAGGAGAACGTGTCCAGCTTTTGGCTGGAGATCGCATTCCTGTTGATGGAGTGGTTCGCGAGGGGCTTTCTGCGGTGGATGTTTCCAGCCTCACCGGAGAACCAATGCCCCTCCAAGTGGAACCTGGTACTGAACTGTCGTCCGGCAGTTTGAATTTGGAAGCGCCGCTTGTTCTTGAGGTGAGCAGGGTGGGTTCCGACACCGCTCTCGCTCGCATTATCCGGTTGGTTGAGCAGGCCCAGGCGCGTCGAGCACCCATTCAAGGGTTGGCGGATCGGGTAGCAGGACGGTTCTGCTACGGCGTGATGGCCTTGGCCCTTGCAACCTTTTTGTTTTGGTGGCTGTTTGGTGCGTCGCATTGGCCCCAGGTGTTGCAGGCCGATGCTCCAGGTCTGCCCCATGCCCATGGCATGGCTCACGGCATGGTCCATGGCGCTCAGTCCCATCACAGTGGATTGGGCAGTGGTGCCACCACGCCGATCGGCTTAGCGCTCCAACTCACGATTGCGGTGCTTGTGGTGGCATGCCCCTGTGCGTTGGGCTTGGCAACTCCCACCGTGATCACTGTGTCCACCGGTTTGGCAGCGCGACGCGGTTGGTTGTTTCGGGGTGGAGATGTGATCGAAACCGCAGCAGCCCTGGATCAGGTGGTCTTCGATAAGACCGGCACGCTCACGTTGGGGCGGCCGTTGGTCACCGACGTGTTTGGTGATGATCCCGATCGCTTGTTGCAGTGGGCCGCGAGCCTGGAGCAGAGCAGCCGCCATCCGCTGGCCTACGCGCTGCTGCAAGAGGCGCAACGGCGTGAATTGGCGTTGATCGATGCCACCCGTGTGTCCACAGTGTCTGGGGAAGGCCTTTGCGGTGAGCTGGATGGGGTGGCCGGTGACCTACGGGTTGGTAAGCCAGCTTGGTTGCAGAGTTTCGGTGTCGACTTCTCCGCTGCAGCAACGGCTTGGTTGGCCGCGGCTCAGGGATCGGTGGTCGCGGTTTCGGTTGGACAAGTTTTGGTCGGATTACTGCAAGTTGAAGACCAGCAACGGCCTGATGTAGCCCCGTCATTGGATCGGCTTCGTACCTCCGGTCTCAAGCTCGCCATCTTCAGTGGTGATCGTGAAGTGGCGGTACGTCGCCTCGGCGAGAGGCTGGGCTTTGCCGAAGCTGACCTGGGTTGGCAGATGCTTCCTCAACAGAAACTCGAGCGATTGGAGCAGCTCCGTCAAGAAGGGCGAGTGGCGATGGTGGGTGATGGCATCAACGACGCTCCTGCTTTGGCCGCGGCTGATTTGGGCATTGCCATTGGCACAGGAACACAGATTGCTCAAGACACCGCCGATCTTGTTTTGCTTGGCGATCGTTTGGACAACCTTCCTGAAGCGCTTTCATTGGCGCGGCGAACTCTGAATAAAGTCCGTCAAAACCTCTTTTGGGCTTTTGGGTACAACCTGATTGCTCTTCCCATTGCAGCCGGTGTGTTGCTGCCAAGTCAGGGTTTGTTGCTCTCCCCCCCTTTCGCGGCATTGTTGATGGCTTTGAGCTCGATCACAGTGGTGGTGAATGCTTTGGCATTACGGATATGA
- the tmk gene encoding dTMP kinase, giving the protein MTGRFIVLDGIDGCGKSTQIRHLAQWLPASGLMPSTARLVCTREPGGTPLGQSIRELLLHTEADQVPSVTAELLLYAADRAQHVDSVIRPALLRGDWVLSDRFAGSTLAYQGYGRGLDRPLITRLESIATTGLEPDLTVWLMVPVEVSLQRRHGEKEDRIEAEGRAFLHRVADGFSALAEQRNWCRLDAQQSVSQLSQELEQILRESLQ; this is encoded by the coding sequence ATGACTGGCCGCTTCATCGTTCTCGACGGGATCGACGGTTGCGGTAAATCCACTCAGATTCGTCATCTAGCCCAATGGTTGCCGGCGAGTGGCCTAATGCCTTCCACGGCGCGATTGGTCTGTACCCGTGAGCCTGGCGGGACTCCCTTGGGTCAGTCGATTCGCGAGTTGTTACTGCACACCGAAGCTGATCAGGTGCCATCGGTGACAGCGGAGCTTCTTCTCTATGCCGCAGATCGTGCCCAGCACGTGGATTCGGTGATTCGACCGGCTCTTCTACGGGGGGATTGGGTGTTGAGCGATCGCTTCGCAGGATCCACTCTTGCTTATCAGGGCTATGGCCGCGGCTTGGATCGTCCGTTGATTACACGTTTGGAATCGATTGCGACCACTGGCTTAGAGCCAGATCTAACCGTCTGGTTGATGGTGCCCGTGGAGGTGAGTTTGCAGCGTCGTCATGGGGAGAAAGAGGATCGAATCGAAGCCGAGGGTCGTGCTTTTTTGCACCGCGTCGCTGATGGTTTTTCAGCCCTTGCTGAGCAACGCAATTGGTGTCGGTTGGATGCACAGCAGTCCGTGTCGCAACTCAGTCAGGAGTTGGAACAAATCTTGCGGGAGTCCTTGCAGTGA
- a CDS encoding beta-ketoacyl-ACP synthase III has translation MTDANLDPTALVEPLHNTSGVLLRGSGSATPTRSISNDELGKRVDTNDAWIRSRTGIAARRVVGADESLGELSGLAAERALEMAGWQADSLDLIVLATSTPDDLFGSAPRLQARIGAVNAVAFDLTAACSGFLFGLVTAAQYIRSGAMRRILVVGADQLSRWVDWDDRRSCVLFGDAAGALVMEASTDGKDDLEGFLLRSDGSRGGVLQLPQVTERRELIGDASHQRGGFEPIQMNGQEVYKFAVREVPAILASLLNSTGTSPENIDWLLLHQANQRILDAVAERFKIPNEQVLSNLAAYGNTSAATIPLMLDEAVRDGRIHPGHRIASSGFGAGLSWGAALLQWSGPA, from the coding sequence TTGACTGACGCCAACTTGGATCCCACCGCTTTGGTCGAGCCGCTCCACAACACCAGCGGTGTGTTGCTCCGGGGAAGCGGGAGTGCCACCCCAACGCGATCGATCAGCAATGACGAATTGGGCAAACGCGTGGACACCAACGATGCGTGGATCCGCAGCCGGACTGGCATTGCCGCTCGTCGGGTGGTGGGTGCCGATGAATCCTTAGGAGAACTAAGTGGTTTGGCGGCAGAGCGAGCCCTTGAAATGGCGGGCTGGCAAGCGGACAGCCTCGACTTGATCGTGCTGGCCACTTCAACCCCCGACGATCTTTTCGGTTCCGCACCGCGTCTGCAAGCCCGCATTGGGGCCGTCAATGCCGTGGCCTTTGATCTCACCGCGGCCTGCAGTGGGTTTTTATTTGGTCTCGTTACCGCAGCTCAGTACATCCGCAGCGGTGCCATGCGCCGCATCTTGGTTGTCGGTGCTGATCAACTCAGCCGCTGGGTGGACTGGGATGACCGTCGATCCTGTGTGCTCTTCGGGGATGCCGCAGGAGCACTTGTGATGGAAGCCTCGACCGACGGCAAAGACGATCTAGAAGGATTTTTATTGCGATCGGACGGAAGTCGGGGTGGAGTCTTACAACTTCCGCAGGTGACAGAACGACGCGAACTGATCGGAGACGCCAGCCATCAACGCGGTGGATTTGAACCAATCCAAATGAACGGCCAAGAGGTCTACAAATTCGCAGTGCGGGAAGTGCCAGCAATCCTTGCGTCGTTGCTTAACAGCACTGGAACTAGCCCAGAAAACATCGACTGGTTGTTGCTGCATCAAGCCAACCAACGCATCCTTGATGCGGTCGCCGAGCGCTTCAAGATTCCCAACGAACAAGTGCTCAGCAACCTCGCCGCCTATGGCAACACCTCTGCTGCGACCATTCCACTCATGCTGGATGAAGCCGTCCGCGATGGTCGTATCCATCCGGGGCATCGCATCGCCAGCAGTGGCTTCGGTGCAGGGTTGAGTTGGGGAGCAGCGCTTCTGCAATGGAGCGGGCCCGCCTAA
- a CDS encoding ABC transporter ATP-binding protein, with product MSPDQGHAELHVDSVSHRWQNGDPVLNRCNLTIQRPGLWMLVGSNGSGKSTLFRLIAGLLELQAGSIECKQRAALVFQNPDHQLLLPSCGSDVLLGIGSNQSMDQRRMKVEACLDQLGLHGLATRPIHTLSGGQKQRLAIAGALASNAGLLLLDEPTALLDPQSQRTVLTAVHTLCHHPTRPITALWITHRLEELDEADGAAQMDHGRIGPWSTGRELRQRLQSGRSDR from the coding sequence TTGAGTCCTGATCAAGGACACGCCGAACTTCATGTCGATTCAGTCAGCCATCGCTGGCAGAACGGTGACCCTGTTCTGAATCGCTGCAACCTGACAATCCAGAGGCCAGGCCTTTGGATGTTGGTGGGCAGCAATGGCAGCGGCAAAAGCACGTTATTTCGCCTGATCGCTGGCTTGCTTGAACTGCAAGCTGGGTCCATCGAATGCAAACAACGGGCTGCGCTGGTTTTTCAAAATCCTGATCACCAATTACTCCTTCCGAGTTGTGGCAGCGACGTTTTATTAGGAATCGGATCGAATCAATCGATGGATCAACGGCGGATGAAGGTGGAAGCCTGCCTTGATCAACTTGGGCTTCATGGCCTAGCAACCCGGCCTATCCATACCCTCAGCGGAGGGCAGAAACAACGGCTTGCCATCGCCGGCGCCCTGGCTAGCAATGCTGGACTTCTCCTTCTAGACGAACCCACCGCTCTGCTTGACCCGCAAAGCCAGCGCACCGTCCTTACGGCGGTCCACACGCTTTGCCATCACCCCACAAGACCGATCACCGCCCTTTGGATTACCCATCGACTGGAGGAACTCGATGAAGCGGACGGCGCTGCGCAGATGGACCATGGACGCATTGGCCCTTGGAGCACTGGGCGAGAACTTCGCCAACGCTTGCAGTCTGGGAGGTCTGACAGGTAA